A window of Persephonella sp. genomic DNA:
ATATGGGCTTCATCTATTATATAAACCTTGTATCTGCCTTTTATGGGGGCATAAGAAACATTATCTCTTAGTGCTCTAATATCATCTATTCCACGGTTTGAGGCTGCATCTATTTCATACATATCAGGGAAAGAGCCTTTTTCTATTTCCTGACAGTTTTCACATACTCCGCAAGGTTCAGGGGTTATTCCCTTTTCACAGTTGAGGCATTTTGTAATTATTCTGGCTATGGTTGTTTTTCCAAGTCCACGGGAACCGGCGAATATATATGCATGGGATATTCTATCCAGCTTTATAGCATTTTCCAGAGTCTTTTTAACAGTTTCCTGTCCTACAACCTGACTGAAGTTTTTAGGTCTGTATTTCCGTGCAAAAGATTGGTAAGCCATAAAAATGCTCCATTTTTCAAATATTTATAAAATATTTTATGTCAATTTAATGTTTTATTGGGAAAAATCAACCTTCCATGATTTTTACAATAACTTTTCTGGTTCTGGGACCATCAAACTCAGCAAAGAATATACCCTGCCATGTTCCAAGCATAAGCCTGCCGTCTTTTATTGGAATAAATGTATTTGTGCCTACTAAAACAGATTTGATATGGGCAGCTGCATTTCCTTCTATATGTTTGTAGTTATTTTCCCATGGAATTAATTTTTCAAGGGTCTGTTCAATATCCCATTTTACATCTGGGTCTGCATTTTCATTAATAAAAATCCCTGCTGTTGTATGTGGCACATATAGATAACATATTCCTTCTTGAACTCCGCTTTCATCAACTACTTCCTGAACTTCGTCTGTTATGTCTTCAAAATGTGTTCTTTTCTGGGTTACAACTTCAAGAAATTTAATCATTCTTTCTCCTCCTTTAGATAGTATAAAACATCTTCATTAGTAAGGTCATACCAGTTTTTGTAAGCATCTGCAACAGCATAAGGATAAAAATCCCGATAGTTTAGGCAAACAATAGCATCTACTTCAGGAAGAAGTTTATCCACTGCAGATTTTGAGCAGGTAGGCACCGCTACTATTATTTTTTTGGGATTTTTCCTTTTAACCATTTGTATAGCTGTAAACATTGTATATCCGGAGGCAAGACCGTCATCTACTATAACAACCGTTTTTCCTGTTAAGTTTGGAAATGGTCTGTTTTTTCTGAAAATCTCGTTTCTGTGTTTTAGTGTCTGAATAGTCTTTTCTTTCTGTTTTTCTATTATCTCATCTGTAAGACCTGTATACTGAACAGCCTCTTTATTTAGAATATAATCCCCTTCAATGCTTACAGCACCGAACCCTGCCTCGGTATTCCATGGGTAAGTAATTTTTTTAACAAGAATCAAATCAAAGGGGATTTTTAATTTCTGGGAGATTTTTTTACCTACTGGAACTCCACCTGATGGAATTGCAACAACAATACTATTTTTATCAACCAAATCTTTTAAAAATTCTGCCAGTCTTTCCCCTGCCTCATCCCTATCCTCAAAAACAAATACCTTATTTTTAAGATTTTCATCCTGAATAAGTTTTCCCATACAATAAATATATAAACCAAAAGTAGAGAGGTTCAAATTGAAGGCTGTTATACAAAGAGTGAATAAATCATGGGTTGAGGTTGATGGTAGAATAGTAGGCAGCATAGATAAAGGTTTGAATATACTTCTCGGTGTTGAGAAAGGAGATACAGAAGAGGACATAAAGAAAATGATTAATAAGATTCCTTACCTCAGGATTTTCGAGGATGAAAATGGAAAGATGAATTTATCCCTAATTGATATAAACGGTAAAGCTCTTGTAATCTCCCAATTCACTCTGGCAGGAAATATAAAAAAAGGTAGAAGACCTTCTTTTGATACTGCAGAAGAACCTGAAAAGGCTAAAAAACTTTATGAAAAATTTGTTGAGGAACTGGGAAAAATTGTTCCTGTTGAAACCGGCATCTTTGCAGCACATATGAAGGTTTTTATTGAAAATGATGGTCCCGTAACATTTATAGTGGATTCACGGCAGTTGTAGTATTTCGTGGAGTGGAAAGTCTTCCTCAAGGACAGGGAAATCCTCTATTTTCCTGTCAAAAGCCGCTTCCAAGAATGCATTACTCCACCAGTTTATATCATATTTTTGGATATGTTTTCTTAAGTTTTTCATTCTTTTGGATTTCTGGTTATCTTTCATTGTCAAAGCTTTATACAGGGTATAAGCTGTTCCCTCAAGGTCATAAGGATTTATAAGTAAGGCATCTTTATATAGCTCTGTGGCAGCCCCTGCAAACTCACTCAAGAGTAATACCCCGTTTTCATCAATATTTGCCGCTGCATACTCTTTTCCAACAAGATTCATACCGTCTTTTATCGGATTAACCCAGCACACATCTGAATATCTGTAATAGGCGATTAGTTTCTCAAAATCCAGTCTACCTGCGATATACCTGACAGGTGTCCATCTATCTGTCCCGAATTTTCCGTTAATCTCACTTACAAGATGTTCAAATTCAATCTTTAGCTGGTCGTATTCCGGAAGTTTTTTGATATTAGGGGCTACTGCCTGAACAAGCTGGACTTTGCAGTGAAATTCCGGATATTTTTCAAGGAAAAGTTTAAATGCTCTAAGCTTATGTATCAGACCTTTTGTATAATCAAGTCTATCTATTCCCAGTATAAGTTTTCTTTTTTTATCCAGAGATTTTACCTGTTTTGCAAAGGAGTTATACTTTTCAAAATCAATACTTATAGGGAATACCCCTACCTTAATGGTTTTACCTTTGTATTTTATCTGGGTTATTGGCTCTTTTACTTTAATCTGG
This region includes:
- a CDS encoding secondary thiamine-phosphate synthase enzyme YjbQ → MIKFLEVVTQKRTHFEDITDEVQEVVDESGVQEGICYLYVPHTTAGIFINENADPDVKWDIEQTLEKLIPWENNYKHIEGNAAAHIKSVLVGTNTFIPIKDGRLMLGTWQGIFFAEFDGPRTRKVIVKIMEG
- a CDS encoding phosphoribosyltransferase family protein, with amino-acid sequence MGKLIQDENLKNKVFVFEDRDEAGERLAEFLKDLVDKNSIVVAIPSGGVPVGKKISQKLKIPFDLILVKKITYPWNTEAGFGAVSIEGDYILNKEAVQYTGLTDEIIEKQKEKTIQTLKHRNEIFRKNRPFPNLTGKTVVIVDDGLASGYTMFTAIQMVKRKNPKKIIVAVPTCSKSAVDKLLPEVDAIVCLNYRDFYPYAVADAYKNWYDLTNEDVLYYLKEEKE
- the dtd gene encoding D-aminoacyl-tRNA deacylase — protein: MKAVIQRVNKSWVEVDGRIVGSIDKGLNILLGVEKGDTEEDIKKMINKIPYLRIFEDENGKMNLSLIDINGKALVISQFTLAGNIKKGRRPSFDTAEEPEKAKKLYEKFVEELGKIVPVETGIFAAHMKVFIENDGPVTFIVDSRQL
- a CDS encoding trehalose-6-phosphate synthase; translated protein: MEKERLFVVSAILPIHVEKKDKQYSVKVSPGGLVTALKQALYKRQAIWLGWAGTNQINKELKQLILETGKKEGFALYPVSLTEEERKNFFDGFSNGIIWPLFHTFPAYTRFEPEYWQAYKKVNKKFANYIKKLVSKNDLIWVHDYHFFLLPEYLKESGVKNKTGFFLHIPFPNPELFFKIPWRIELLEGLLHYDLIGFHTYIDRKNFLDCLDELIDGIQIKVKEPITQIKYKGKTIKVGVFPISIDFEKYNSFAKQVKSLDKKRKLILGIDRLDYTKGLIHKLRAFKLFLEKYPEFHCKVQLVQAVAPNIKKLPEYDQLKIEFEHLVSEINGKFGTDRWTPVRYIAGRLDFEKLIAYYRYSDVCWVNPIKDGMNLVGKEYAAANIDENGVLLLSEFAGAATELYKDALLINPYDLEGTAYTLYKALTMKDNQKSKRMKNLRKHIQKYDINWWSNAFLEAAFDRKIEDFPVLEEDFPLHEILQLP